In Bacteriovorax stolpii, a single genomic region encodes these proteins:
- a CDS encoding exodeoxyribonuclease III gives MHIVTWNINGLRAVTQKGFAKWFEKSSPDIIALQEIKSTHEDVREILEGWSDFYEVYLNPATRKGYSGTALMIKKGSVPPLKVNIGIGIEKFDIEGRFIWAEYADFYVLTGYFPNGKEDHSRVDYKLEFSREVLKLAKKLSQKKGVLITGDLNTAHKEIDLARPKSNVNSTGFLPHERAFLDEMIEAGFADAFRLHYPDKKDEYTWWTYRGGCREKNIGWRLDYFFIDENIQKRMKKIKHLQDVMGSDHCPVEIIF, from the coding sequence ATGCACATTGTCACATGGAATATCAACGGACTCCGCGCCGTAACTCAAAAGGGTTTTGCTAAATGGTTTGAAAAAAGTTCACCCGACATCATTGCCCTACAGGAAATAAAATCCACTCATGAGGATGTTCGGGAGATTTTGGAAGGTTGGAGCGACTTCTATGAGGTTTATTTAAACCCGGCCACCCGAAAGGGCTACTCTGGCACGGCCCTGATGATAAAAAAAGGTTCGGTACCCCCACTAAAAGTAAACATTGGTATTGGGATCGAAAAATTCGACATCGAAGGCCGTTTTATTTGGGCCGAGTACGCAGACTTCTACGTACTGACTGGCTATTTTCCTAATGGAAAGGAAGATCATTCACGCGTCGACTATAAACTAGAATTCTCGCGTGAAGTTTTAAAACTCGCTAAAAAACTCTCTCAGAAAAAAGGTGTCTTGATTACGGGAGACCTCAATACGGCCCATAAAGAAATCGATCTTGCCCGTCCTAAAAGCAACGTCAACAGTACAGGATTTCTTCCCCACGAGCGTGCTTTTTTAGATGAGATGATTGAGGCGGGATTTGCTGACGCCTTCAGGCTTCATTACCCGGATAAAAAAGACGAATACACGTGGTGGACTTATCGCGGAGGTTGCCGCGAGAAGAATATCGGGTGGAGACTTGATTACTTTTTCATTGATGAGAATATCCAAAAACGCATGAAGAAAATTAAGCATCTGCAAGATGTCATGGGAAGCGATCACTGTCCGGTGGAAATTATTTTCTAA
- a CDS encoding helix-turn-helix domain-containing protein — protein MRSFKNIAALIRTKRINHPKSYSQSDLSLLLGYKNGQFISNVERGLCNVPLKMMKKISEVLDISAEEIKTAILKDHEETLTNYFNKATATKKAPSRDLENVEVL, from the coding sequence ATGAGATCATTCAAAAATATCGCTGCATTGATTAGAACAAAGCGTATTAACCATCCAAAGAGCTATTCACAATCTGACCTTTCATTACTTCTTGGATATAAAAACGGCCAGTTTATTTCAAACGTAGAACGTGGATTATGTAACGTGCCACTAAAAATGATGAAGAAGATCTCAGAAGTTTTAGACATCTCAGCTGAAGAGATTAAGACTGCGATCCTTAAAGATCACGAAGAAACTCTGACGAACTACTTCAATAAAGCAACTGCGACGAAAAAAGCTCCTTCTCGCGACCTAGAAAACGTAGAAGTTCTATAA
- a CDS encoding malate dehydrogenase, with the protein MSAKNRVKVAVTGAAGQIGYALLFRIASGQMFGPETEVELQLIELEAALGALKGVAMELDDCAFPLLKKVTCTSDYAVGFKDVNWAILVGSVPRKDGMERADLLKINGGIFTTQGQAIAANAAKDVRVFVVGNPCNTNALIAMNAAKGVPSDRFYAMTTLDENRAKTQLAQKAGVDVTAVSNMTIWGNHSATQYPDFYNAKINGKFAHEAIADQEWLKGAFIETVQKRGAAIIKARGLSSAASAANAVVDGIYHLTHETKAGETYSMCLASNGEYGVDKGLIFSFPCRTVNGKLQVVDGVKLNEFGTEKFNVTLNELRGERDAVKELGLI; encoded by the coding sequence ATGAGCGCAAAAAACCGCGTGAAAGTAGCAGTCACTGGAGCTGCAGGACAAATTGGTTATGCATTGTTATTCAGAATTGCATCTGGACAAATGTTTGGACCAGAAACAGAAGTTGAACTTCAACTCATCGAGCTTGAAGCTGCTCTTGGTGCACTTAAAGGTGTAGCAATGGAGCTAGACGACTGCGCATTCCCACTACTAAAAAAAGTAACATGTACATCTGACTACGCTGTCGGATTTAAAGATGTAAACTGGGCCATCCTGGTTGGATCTGTTCCTCGTAAGGACGGAATGGAGAGAGCTGATCTTCTAAAGATTAATGGTGGTATCTTCACAACTCAGGGACAAGCAATCGCAGCTAACGCCGCAAAAGACGTTAGAGTGTTCGTTGTTGGTAACCCATGTAACACAAACGCATTGATCGCGATGAACGCAGCTAAAGGTGTTCCATCTGACAGATTCTATGCAATGACAACTCTTGATGAAAACAGAGCAAAAACTCAGCTAGCACAAAAAGCTGGTGTTGATGTAACTGCAGTTTCTAACATGACAATCTGGGGTAACCACTCAGCAACTCAGTACCCTGATTTCTACAATGCTAAAATTAATGGTAAATTTGCTCACGAAGCAATCGCTGATCAGGAATGGCTAAAAGGCGCTTTCATTGAAACTGTTCAAAAGCGTGGAGCTGCGATCATTAAAGCTCGCGGTCTATCTTCTGCTGCTTCAGCTGCAAACGCTGTTGTAGACGGAATTTACCACCTAACTCACGAAACAAAAGCAGGTGAGACATACTCAATGTGCCTGGCTTCAAACGGAGAGTACGGTGTAGATAAAGGTCTAATCTTCTCGTTCCCATGCAGAACAGTTAACGGAAAACTTCAAGTCGTAGACGGCGTGAAGCTTAATGAATTCGGAACTGAGAAATTCAACGTGACTCTTAACGAGCTTCGCGGAGAAAGAGACGCTGTAAAAGAATTAGGTCTAATCTAA